The sequence GTCTGCGGGAGGCGGCCGGCCGGCTCGGCCTCGCCGAGCAGCACGGCGGCCAGCGCGTGGCCGGTCTCCTGGCCGCCGTGGGAGGTCCACAGCACGGCGGGCAGGTGGGCGTCGGCCCAGTCGACGGCGTACGGGTAGCTGCTCATCACCACCAGCGCGGTCTGCGGCCGTACGGCGGCGACGGCGCGCAGCAGTGCTTCCTGCCCGGCGGGCAGGGCGATGTCGACCCGGTCCTCGGTCTCGCGGCCGTTGACCAGCGGGTGGTTGCCGAGCACCACGACGGCGACGTCGGCGCCCTCGGCCGCGGCGCGGGCCTCGGCGGTGCCGTCGCGCAGCAGGTCGCGATGCCAGCGCTCGGCGTCCTCGGCGCTGTCGGCGGTGACGGTGACCCGGCCGTCGGCCGGATCGACGGCGGCGTAGCGGCCGGTGAAGACGGAGCGCACCAGCACGGTGCCGTCCTCGGCCGGTTCCAGGTGGAAGGTCTCCTGGACGAACCAGCTCTTGATCACCTGCGTGTCGGCGACCAGGGTGGCGTCGTCCTTGAGGCAGAGGTAGCGGCCGGTGTCGGCGTCGCGCAGGGTCAGCCTGGAGCGTCCCCAGTCGGTCACGTCGAACGCGGTGCCGCCGAGCAGTTCGCCGGTGGTGCGCGAGCGCAGCGTGATCCGGTCGCTGCCCTCCACCCGGACGACCTCGCCGCCGTGGGCGCCGAGTGCGGCGGTGAGGCCGTCGGCGACGGTGGCCTGATAGGGCAGGGTGCCGCTGTACCAGTCCTCGCACAGCATGTCGGAGAGCGGGCCGATCACGGCCACCCGCGAGGTGCGGGCGAGGCCCAGCGGGAGCAGGCCGTCGTTCTTGAGCAGCACCGTCGTCTCCGCGGCGGCGTGCCGGGCGAGCTCGCGGTGCTCCGCGCAGTTGACCACTTCCGGACCGATTCCCGTGTACGGGTCCAGCTCCGGGTCGAACTCGCCGAGGCGGAAGCGCACTTCGAGCTGGCGGCGGACCGCGCCGTCGATGTCGTCCTGCGAGATCAGACCGCGCTCCAGGGCTTCGCGCAGCCGGCCGACGACCGTCTCGCTGTCCTCGCCGTGGTCGGTGAAGCTGTCGATGCCGGCCTTGAGCGCGGCCGCGTGGCCCTCGGCGTGGTCGTCGAAGTAGTGCTCGGGGTCGACCAGGTTGGACGGGGCCTCGGCGTCGCTGACCACGAACAGCTCGTGCCCGGTACCCCGCGCCCAGCGGCGCAGCTCGTCCGCGATCAGCGGACTGACGTGGCAGGGACGGCCGTTGACCAGGTTGTAGGCGGCCATCGCGCCGGTCGCGGCGCCGGAGCCGACCACCGGGCGGAAGGCCGCCAGGTCGTACTCCTGCAGCACCCGCGGGCGCAGGCCGGACGAGGTCAAGCAGCGGTCGTCCTCGTTGTTGTAGGCGAGGAAGTGCTTGAGCACCGACGCCGAGCGCAGGTACGCCGGGTGGTCGCCGGCCAGGCCGCGGCAGTACGCCTCGCCGAGCCGGGCGGTGTGCACCGGGTCCTCGGAGTAGCCCTCCTCGTTGCGCCCCCAGCGGGGGTCGCGCAGCAGGTTCAGCACCGGGGCCCAGGCCTGCAGGCTGTTGGGCCCGCGGTCGGGGGCCACCGCCGGCGGCCGGTGGTGGTGGAAGGCGCGCAGCTCGACGGAGACCGCCTCGGCGACCCGGCGCAGCAGCGCTTCGTCCCAGCTGGCGCCGAGGCCGACGGCCTGCGGGAAGACGGTCGCCTCACCGAGCCAGGAGACGCCGTGCAGCGCCTCGCTGCCGGTGCGGAACGCGGCGATGCCCAGGCGTGGTACGGCCGGCGCGTACTGGTGCAGCATCGCGGTCCGCTCCTCGGGCGTGAGCCGCCCCAGCAGGTCGTCGATGCGCTTGCGCAGGGGGAGCGCTGGATCACGGAACGGGAGCAGCTGAGCTGCGGACATGGCGGGGGTAGTCAACGGGGGACCCTTCGGACAGGCAGGGCGCTATGGCCGTTCGTCGAAGCGCTTCGACGCTGACACGCATCAAGCCCGCTGTCAACTTCCCTGCAAACAAGGGTTTTTGCATTTGTTCAGGCACTTGCCCAATCGGAAACGCGTCGTTAGTCTCGCCGCAACATTCAAGCGCTTCGACGCTTTGGCACCTCGACGGAGAAGGATCATGCGCCATGAGATCTGACTTGGACCGAAGGAGCTTCCTGGGCGCCGCTGCCACGGTCGCGGGAGCCGCAGCGATGGCACCGCTGCTCACCGCCTGCGGCGGCGGCGCCGCAAAGAAGGCAGGCGCGAACACCAAGGAGGGCCTGAAGGCGGCGCTGCCGGCCCACGTGCCGAACGGCAACGCGGTCAAGCCGGACATCGCCTCCGTGCAGGGCGGACCGGACGCCGCGACCGACCCGGCCTACCTCTCCTACCCCGCCTCCCCGCCCGCCAGCGTCTCCGGCGTCCCGGGCAAGGGCGGCAGCTACACGGCGGTCACCCCGCTGTGGGGCACCAACCCGCCGGCCGGCAACTCCTTCTTCCAGGCGATGAACAAAGCGCTCGGGGTCGAGCTGACCGTCAAGCCCGCGGACGGGAACACCTACGACACCATCGTCCCGACGATGACCGCCGCCAAGAAGCTGCCGGACTGGATCAACCTGCCGGCCTGGTGGAACGCCAAGTTCAACACCGGCGCGCTGGTGGGCAGCCAGCTCGCGGACCTGACCCCGTACCTGTCCGGCGACAACATCAAGAAGTACCCGAACCTGGCCGCCCTCCCCACCGGCGCCTGGCAGAACGGGGTCTGGGGCGACAAGCTCTACGGGATCCCCTGCTTCTCCACCAGCTTCGGCATCCCGGGAGCCACCTTCTACCGCCGGGACATCCTCGAAGCCCGGGGCATCACGGCCGACCAGGTGAAGTCCGCCGACGACCTGATGAACATCGGCAAGGAGCTGACCGACGCCAAGCGCGGCGTGTGGGCCTTCGACGACGTGTGGACCTACCTCCAGTTCAGCTGGGGCGTCCCCATGAACTGGAGGGTCGACAACGGCAAGCTGGTCCACCCGTTCGAGACCCAGGAGTTCCTGGAGGCCCTCGACTGGCACTACCGCCTGGCCACCGCCGGCTACATGCACCCGGACGCGCTCGCCGGTGACAACGCCAACGGTTCCACCCGCTTCTACAGCGGGAAGGTGCTCATCGCGGGCGGCGGACTGGGCGCCTGGAACCTGGCCGACCACCAGTCCGGCACCGCCGCGGACCCGAACTACCGGCGCGGCGCCCTCAACGCCGTCACCGCCGGCGGAACAGGCACGCCGGTGATCTACATGGGTGCCTCCGCCAGCATGATCAGCTATCTCAACGCCGACCTGAAGCCCGCGCAGATCGAGGAACTCCTCTCCGTCGCGAACTACCTGGCCGCCCCCTACGGCACCGCCGAGTACACCCTGGTCAACTTCGGTGTCGAGGGCGTCCACCACACCCGGGTCAACGGCGTGCCGACCTTCACGGACGAGGGCAAGAAGGACGTCCAGGCGACGGCCTTCCCCTTCCTGGCCGCCTCCTCCTCCGTGATCAGCAACCCGGGCGGCGACCAGGTCACCAAGGACTACGCGACCTGGTCGGCCGCCAACGTCAAGTACCTCACCAAGCCGCCCTTCTGGGCATGAACTTCACCATGCCCCAGGCGATCGCCTCGGCCGCGGCGGCGCAGAACGTCAACGACACCATCAAGGACTGCTACCACGGCAAGAAAAAGGTCTCCGAGGTGCAGGACGCCATCTCCAGCTGGCGGTCCGGCCCCGGCGAGCGACTCAAGCAGTGGATGACCGACAACGTCCTCGACAAGTACGGCACCGGCCAGTGAGCACCACAGCACCGCACCGCCCCGCCGGCACCGTGCACCGCAACTGGCGGATCAGACTGCGGCGCGACAAGTCGCTCCTCCTGATGACCGTGCCCGCGGTGGTCCTGCTCCTGGTGTTCAACTACGTCCCGCTCTTCGGCATCGTCACCGCCTTCCAGGAGTACGACCCGCTGGTCGGGGTCTGGCACAGTGAATGGGTCGGATTCGACCAGTTCCAGCAGCTGTTCGGCGACCCGGCGTTCTGGGCCTCGATGAGGAACACGCTGTACCTGAGCTTCGTCCAGCTGGTCCTGTTCTTCCCGGTCCCGATCGCGCTCGCCCTGCTGCTCAACTCGGTGATGAGCGAGCGGATCCGCAACCTGTTCCAGTCCGTGGTCTACCTGCCGCACTTCTTCTCGTGGGTGCTCGCGATCACCATCTTCCAACAGATGCTGGGCGGCGCCGGCGCGCTCAACCAGTTCCTGCGCCAGCACGACATCGGCACCTGGGACATCATGACCAACCCGGACACCTTCGCGCTGCTGGTCACCTCCCAGGCGATCTGGAAGGAGGCCGGCTGGGGAATCATCGTCTTCCTCGCGGCGCTGAGCGCGATCAACAGCGAGCTGTACGAGGCCGCGGCGGCGGATGGCGCGGGACCGCTGAGGCGGATGTGGCACATCACGCTGCCGGGCCTGCGCGGGGTGATCGTCCTGATGCTGGTCCTGCGCCTCGGCAACGCGCTGTCCGTCGGCTTCGAGCAGTTCCTGATCCAGCGCGACGCGGTCGGCCACGAGGCGGCGGACGTCCTGGACACCTTCTCCTTCTACTACGGCATCGCCACCGGCGGCTACAGCTACGGCGCGGCGGCCGGGCTCTTCAAGAGCGTGGTCTCGCTGCTGCTGATCTGGGGCGCCAACAAGCTGGCACACGCCTTCGGCGAGGACGGGCTGTACCGAAAATGACCAACGCACTCACCATCGGCTCCCGGCGCGAGCGGCGCGGCCGGGAAGCACGCACCACCCGGCGCGGGGCCCGCTCCGCCCGCCCGCCCTGGGAGGAGCCGCCCACCGTCGTCGGCCGGACCGCCAAGGGGCTGACGCTCGGGACGACGCTCGCCGTCATCCTGGGCCCGCTCTGGATCATCGTGCTGACCAGCTTCTCCACGCCCGGTGCCGTCAACCGGGCCGGCGGTCTGGTGATCTGGCCGGACGGCCTGAGCACCGAGGCGTACCGTCAGATGCTCAGCGACCCGACGGTCGTCACCGCCCTGATGGTGAGCCTGGGCATCACGGTGGTCGGAACGGCGGTGTCCATGGCCGTCTCGGTCCTGTGCGCCTACGGCCTCTCCCGGTCGCGCTCCCTCGGGCACCGCTTCATCCTGATGCTGCTGATCGTCACGATGTTCGTCGGCGGTGGCCTGATCCCGAGCTTCCTGGTGGTCACAGGGCTGGGCGGCTACGGCCAGTGGTGGGCGCTGATCCTGCCGGGCGCGGTCTCCGTCTTCAACATCCTGGTGCTGCGCGCCTTCTACCAGGGCACCTCCTCCGAACTGATCGACGCCGCCCGGATGGACGGCGCCGGCGACTGGCGGATCCTGTGGTCCGTCGTCCTGCCCACCTCACGTGCCGTCACCGCGGTCACCGCGCTGTTCTACGCCGTGGGTTACTGGAACTCGTTCTTCAACGTCATGCTCTACATGCCGACGGACAGTCAGAAGTGGCCGCTTCAGTACGTGCTGCTCACGTACGTCAACCGGGGCAACGGCCTGCCCGGTTCCGTCAACTCCGGCTTCGGCAGCGCCCACGCCCAGACCGCACCGCTGTCACTCCAGATGGCGGTCGTGGTCCTCACCCTGGTGCCGCTGGTGATCGTGTACCCGTTCGTGCAGAAGCACCTGCGCACCGGTGTCCTGACCGGCGCGATCAAGGGCTGAGCCCCACCGGAACCCCTACGAAGGAAACAGCGATGGTGACACTCGCCGATGTGGCCAAACACGCCGGCGTCTCGTCGAGCACGGTCAGCTACGCCCTCAGCGGCAAGCGGCCGATCGCGGACCGGACCAGGACCCGCATCGAGCAGGCCGTCACGGAACTCGGCTACCACCCCAACGCGGGCACCCGGGCCCTGGCCGGCAGGCGCTCGCACGTCATCGCCCTGGTGGTGCCGCTCCACCCCGAGGTGCACGTGCCCACCATGATGGAGATCGCCATCGCGGTCACTGTGGCCGCCCGCGAACACGGCTACGACGTCCTGCTGCTCACAAACGACGAAGGGCCCGAAGGCGTCCGCCGGGTCGCCGCCACCGGACTCGCGGACGGCGTCATCCTCATGGACGTCCGACTGCACGACGACCGCGTCCCGGTCCTGCGCGCCGAGCAGATCCCGGCCGCCCTCATCGGTCTGCCCGACGATCCCACCGGCCTCTCCTGCGCCGATCACGACTTCGCCACCGCGGGCGCCCTGTGCGCCGACCACCTGGCGGACCTCGGCCACCGCGACATCGCCTTCATCGGCTACAGCAGCGGCGTCTACCGGCGGCACGCCGGCTACGCCGAACGCACCCTGAACGGCTTCCGTGCCCGCGCCGAGCGGCGCGACCTGCGCTTCCTCCACCGACCGTGCGAAGGCAGCTACGAGAGCACCGCAGGCACCCTGGCACGCATCCTCGCGGACCGCCCGGAGACCACCGGGTTCGTGGTGCAGAACGAAGCCGCCATCGGCCCGCTGCTCACCTTGCTGCGCGCCAGTGGGCGGACCGTGCCGGAGGACGCCTCCGTCGTCGCCATCTGCCCCGACCCGATGGCCGAGCAGCACTCCCCCCGACTCACCTCTGTGACCGGCCCGCAGAAGGACCTCGGACAGGTCGCCGTCGAGCAGGTCATGGCGAGGATCGCCGCGACCACCGCGGGTGACCGGCCCGAGGACCAACTCCTCCTGATGCCACCGGAACTGGTGGTCCGCGAAAGCACCGCCGCGGCCCCGCGCCGCACGTGACACCGCTCCCGGAAGGACGGTTCCCAGATGGACATCCGACGGCTCACCGACCGACTCGGCGGTCTCGCCTTCGGCGGGGACTACAACCCCGAGCAGTGGGACGAGCAGGTCTGGAAGCAGGACGACGAACTGATGCGCCGGGCGCGGGTCAACCTCACCACCGTGGGCGTCTTCTCCTGGGCCCTGCTGGAGCCCGAGGAGGGACGGTACGACTTCGACTGGCTCGACGCCCACCTCGACCGCCTGCACGCCAACGGCGTCGCCGTCGACCTCGCCACCCCGACCGCTTCACCGCCGCCCTGGTTCACTCTCGCCCACCCCGACGCCCTGCCGGTCCGCCCGGACGGCACCCGCCTGACCCACGGCAGCCGGGACACCTACTGCCTCACCGCCCCTGCCTACCGCCGGGCCGCCCGCCGTATCGCCGGCGCCCTCGCCGAACGCTACGGGGACCACCCGGCGCTCGCCCTGTGGCACGTCCACAACGAGTACGTGACGCTCTGCCTGTGCGACCACACCGCCGCCGCCTTCCGGGTCTGGCTGCGTGCCCGACACGGATCCCTCGACGCCCTCAACGAGGCCTGGGGGACGGCCTTCTGGAGCCAGCGCTACACATCCTGGGAACAGATCCTGCCGCCCCGCGACAGCCAGTGGCACCGCAACCCCGGCCAGGCACTGGACTTCAGCCGCTTCTGGTCCGACGAGACCCTCGCCGCCTACCGCGAGCAGCGCGACGCGATCCGCGTCCGCAGCGACCTGCCGGTGACGACCAACCTCATGGTGCCCGGCTACCAGAACCTGGACCTGTGGGCCTTCGGCCGCGAGGTCGACCTGGTCGCCATCGACCACTACCCCGGCGCACCCGGCGTCGACGCCGCCGCCCATGCCGCCTTCGACGCCGACCGGGCCCGCTCGATCGCCGCCGGAGCTCCCTGGCTGCTGATGGAACAGGGCACCAGCACCGTCTACGCCGGCGGCCGCGTCCTCGCCAAGGAGCCGGGGGAGATCCTGCGCCACTCGCTCGCCCACATCGCCCGCGGCTCGGAGGGCGCCCTGTTCTTCCAGTGGCGGCAGTCCCGGGCCGGCGCCGAGCAGTGGCACTCGGCGATGGTCCCGCACGCCGGTCCTGACAGCCGGATCTTCCGCGAGGTCACGGCGGCCGGAGAGGCCGTCGCCCGGCTCGGCGAACTCGCCGGCTCCACCGTCCGGGCAGAGGTGGCGGTCCTGCACGACTCGGACGCCTGGTGGGCCATGCGCGTGGACGGGCTCCCGTCGTCCGAGCTGGACTACTTCGCCGCACTGCGCGGCGCCCACCGGGCGCTGTGGGACGCCGGTGTCACCGCCGACTTCGCGCATCCCGAGCACGACCTGAGCCGCTACCGGCTGGTCCTCGCCCCCGCCCTGTTCCTGGTCACCGACACGGGCGCCGAGAACCTGCGACGCTACGTCGCCGCCGGTGGCACCCTGCTGGTGCAGTTCTTCAGCGGCATGGTCGACGAGCGCCTGCACACCCGGCTCGGCGGCTACCCGGCCGCCCCGCTGCGCGAGGCGCTCGGCATCCGGGTCGAGGAGTACCGCCCGCTGCGCCAGGACGAGCAGCTCACGCTCTCCGACGGCTCGACGGCCGGCTCCTGGAGCGAGTCCCTGCGCACCGAGGGTGCCGAGACGCTCGCCGCCTACACCCACGGCATGCTCGCCGGCAGCCCCGCGCTCACCCGTCACGACTTCGGCTCCGGCTACGGCTGGTACCTCTCCACCCGCCTCGACGACACCGGCTACGCCGCCCTGCTCGGCCGGCTGCTCACCGAGGCCGGAGTCGCCGCGGAGCTGCCGGGCCTGCCGCCCGGCGTCGAGGCCGTCGCCCGGCACGCCCCCGACGGCCGGCGCTGGCTCCTGCTGCTCAACCACCGAGACGACGCGGTCCAGCTGCCCCGCCCGGGCCACGACCTCCTCACGGACGGGCCCCTGCGCGAACTGCCGCCTGGCGGCTGCGCCGTCCTGCGAGCGCACTGACTTCGCACCCGACGTCTCCCGCATCGAGGAAGGCCGCCATGACCGACCCGCTCGAGACGATCCGCTGGGGTCACGCCGCCCTGGAGCTGGAGATCGCCCTGGACGAGCCCGGCCCGCCGCGCCTGGTCCGCATCGGCGCACCCGGTGAGAAGACCGCCGCCCCACGCCCCGCCGCACCGCTGCCGCTGGTGGAGGTGACGACCGCCGGCCTCGGCCGCTACTGGTCGGGCCGCCACCTCGTCAACACCGTCCTCGGCTCGCGGCTGCGCCACCGCTCCCACCACGCGGTTAGGGACGGCGACTGGCACGTACTCACCGTCGACCTCCACGAGCCCGAGACCGGCCTGATCGCCCAGGCGGTCTACCGGTCCCCGGACGGCCTGCCGGTGCTGCGCAGCGAAGTCCTGCTGCGCAACGAAGGGGATCGGACTCTCCACCTGGAGTCGGTCGGGTCCCTCGTCGCGGGCTGCCTCACCGGGGGCGACCCGGCGGCCCTGGACAGCGCGGAGCTGTTGTGGGCGGAGAACGAATGGTTCGCCGAATGTCGCTGGCAGCGCCGGCCGCTGCGGGTGTCCTCGCCCGAGCGGGGCGGCCGCTTCCACACCACAGCCGGCCGCAGCACCCGCGTCGTCGCCGGTCAGGGCGTGTGGTCCAGCTGCGGCCGGCTGCCGATGGGCGGCCTGACGGAACGCGAGTCCGGCCGTACCTGGCTGTGGCAGATCGAGCACAACGGCGGCGGCTGGCGCTGGGAGTGCGGTGTGCGCGACGACACCGCGTACGCGGCACTGTACGGCCCGAATGCCGCCGACCACGGCTGGCGCCACCCGCTGGAGCCCGGCACCGAGTTCCGCACCGTGCCGGTGGCCCTGGCGCTGGCTGCGGAGGGCGGCCCCGACGGTGCCTTCGCCGCCCTCACCAGCTACCGCCGCGCCACCCGCCGACCGCACCCCGACCACCGCCGACTGCCGGTGATCTTCAACGACTACATGAACTGCCTGATGGGCGACCCCACCACGGCCAAGCTGCTGCCGCTGGTCGAAGCCGCCGCCGAGGCCGGCGCGGAGTACTTCGTCATCGACGCCGGCTGGTACGACGACGGCGACAACTGGTGGAGCTCCGTCGGGGCTTGGGAGCCGTCAGCCTCCCGGTTCCCCGGCCCGAACGGGATCCACGAGGTGCTGGACCGCATCCGGGAGCGGGGCATGGTCCCCGGCCTGTGGCTGGAGCCCGAGGCGGTCGGGACGAACAGTCCGGTGGCCGCCTCCCTGCCGGAGGAGGCGTTCTTCCGCCGCGACGACCGGCGCGTGGAGGAGGGCGGCGGCCGCTACCACCTCGACCTGCGCCACCCGGCCGCCCGGGCCCACCTGGACGGCGTGGTGGACCGCCTGGTCGGCGAGTGGGGCATCGGCTACCTCAAGCTCGACCACAACACCGACCCCGGGTCCGGCACCAGCAGCCACCCGGCCGAGGCCCCGGCGGCCGGCCTGCTCGGCCACAACCGGGCCCAGCTCGACTGGCTGGACGGCATCCTGGACCGGTACCCGGACCTGGTGATCGAGAACTGCGCCTCCGGCGGCATGCGGATGGACTACGCCCTGCTCTCCCGGCTCCAGCTGCAGTCCACCAGCGACCAGCAGGACCTGCTGCGCTACGCCCCGATCGCGGCGGCGGCCCCCACCGCCGTCACCCCCGAGCAGGGCGCCGTCTGGGCGTACCCGCTGCCCGAGGACTCCCTCGACGAGGTCGCCTTCACCATGGCGAGCGCGCTCCTCGGCCGCATCCACCTCTCCGGCCGCCTCACCGAACTCTCCCCGGAAGCCCGGGACCTGGTCCACGAGGCGGTGGCCGTCCACAAGTCGATCCGCGCCGGTCTCCGCGAGGCGGTGCCCGCCTGGCCGCTCGGGCTCCCCAACTGGGAGGACCCGTGGATCACCCTGGCGCTGCGCACCCCGGACACCACCTACGTCACCGCCTGGCGGCGCACCGGCGAGGAGACCGTCAGGGACCTCGACCTGCCCCACCTGGCCGGTGCGGACGTCCACGTCGAGGTGCTCTACCCGGCCTCCAGCAGGGCCGGCACTGTCTGGAGGCCGGATGCCGCCGAACTCGCTCTGACCCTCCCGGCGGCGCCGTCCGCCGTCCTGCTGCGCCTCACCAGGACCTCTCCCGAACGGAGTTGACCATGCGCTCGGCGAGCGCGCGCGCCCCACCGCGCCGGCCCGCATCCGTACCGACCACGCTTCTCGTCCGGGCCCGACCCCGTGCAACCGTGCCGGGCCCCACCGTCCAGAACGCAGGAGTTCGACCCCCAACCGAACTCCACGCACCCCCACCCCCTGGAGGGACGCAATGAGAAGGTCAGTCCAGTCCTGTCATGGGCGCGCCATAGCCGTCGCGGCGGCCCTCGCGCTCGCCGCCACCGGCGCGATCGCCGCCGTCGCACCGCCCGCCGTCGCCGCGAACTCCGTGTCGGTGTCCGTCGACGCCGCCCTGCAGCTCGCCACCGTCCCCGCCACCGGCGTCGGCGTGAACATCCCGGTCTACGACGCCAACATGAACTCCGCCGCCACCCCCGGCCTGCTCAGCACGGCCGGCTTCAACACCGTCCGCTACCCCGGCGGCAGCCACTCCGACGTCTACCACTGGCAGACCGGCACCGCCGAGGCCGGTGCGTACGTCGCCCCGAACACCGGCTTCGACGCCTTCATGGGCACCGTGCGCGCCGCCGGAGCGCAGCCGATCATCACCGCCAACTACGGGTCCGGCACCCCCCAGGAGGCCGCCGGCTGGGTCCGGTACGCCAACGTCACCAAGGGCTACGGCGTCAAGTACTGGGAGATCGGCAACGAGGTCTACGGCAACGGCGAGTACAGCAACGGCAACGGCTGGGAGTACGACACCC comes from Streptomyces sp. TLI_235 and encodes:
- a CDS encoding carbohydrate ABC transporter membrane protein 1 (CUT1 family); the protein is MSTTAPHRPAGTVHRNWRIRLRRDKSLLLMTVPAVVLLLVFNYVPLFGIVTAFQEYDPLVGVWHSEWVGFDQFQQLFGDPAFWASMRNTLYLSFVQLVLFFPVPIALALLLNSVMSERIRNLFQSVVYLPHFFSWVLAITIFQQMLGGAGALNQFLRQHDIGTWDIMTNPDTFALLVTSQAIWKEAGWGIIVFLAALSAINSELYEAAAADGAGPLRRMWHITLPGLRGVIVLMLVLRLGNALSVGFEQFLIQRDAVGHEAADVLDTFSFYYGIATGGYSYGAAAGLFKSVVSLLLIWGANKLAHAFGEDGLYRK
- a CDS encoding carbohydrate ABC transporter membrane protein 2 (CUT1 family); the protein is MTNALTIGSRRERRGREARTTRRGARSARPPWEEPPTVVGRTAKGLTLGTTLAVILGPLWIIVLTSFSTPGAVNRAGGLVIWPDGLSTEAYRQMLSDPTVVTALMVSLGITVVGTAVSMAVSVLCAYGLSRSRSLGHRFILMLLIVTMFVGGGLIPSFLVVTGLGGYGQWWALILPGAVSVFNILVLRAFYQGTSSELIDAARMDGAGDWRILWSVVLPTSRAVTAVTALFYAVGYWNSFFNVMLYMPTDSQKWPLQYVLLTYVNRGNGLPGSVNSGFGSAHAQTAPLSLQMAVVVLTLVPLVIVYPFVQKHLRTGVLTGAIKG
- a CDS encoding LacI family transcriptional regulator produces the protein MVTLADVAKHAGVSSSTVSYALSGKRPIADRTRTRIEQAVTELGYHPNAGTRALAGRRSHVIALVVPLHPEVHVPTMMEIAIAVTVAAREHGYDVLLLTNDEGPEGVRRVAATGLADGVILMDVRLHDDRVPVLRAEQIPAALIGLPDDPTGLSCADHDFATAGALCADHLADLGHRDIAFIGYSSGVYRRHAGYAERTLNGFRARAERRDLRFLHRPCEGSYESTAGTLARILADRPETTGFVVQNEAAIGPLLTLLRASGRTVPEDASVVAICPDPMAEQHSPRLTSVTGPQKDLGQVAVEQVMARIAATTAGDRPEDQLLLMPPELVVRESTAAAPRRT
- a CDS encoding beta-glucosidase — encoded protein: MSAAQLLPFRDPALPLRKRIDDLLGRLTPEERTAMLHQYAPAVPRLGIAAFRTGSEALHGVSWLGEATVFPQAVGLGASWDEALLRRVAEAVSVELRAFHHHRPPAVAPDRGPNSLQAWAPVLNLLRDPRWGRNEEGYSEDPVHTARLGEAYCRGLAGDHPAYLRSASVLKHFLAYNNEDDRCLTSSGLRPRVLQEYDLAAFRPVVGSGAATGAMAAYNLVNGRPCHVSPLIADELRRWARGTGHELFVVSDAEAPSNLVDPEHYFDDHAEGHAAALKAGIDSFTDHGEDSETVVGRLREALERGLISQDDIDGAVRRQLEVRFRLGEFDPELDPYTGIGPEVVNCAEHRELARHAAAETTVLLKNDGLLPLGLARTSRVAVIGPLSDMLCEDWYSGTLPYQATVADGLTAALGAHGGEVVRVEGSDRITLRSRTTGELLGGTAFDVTDWGRSRLTLRDADTGRYLCLKDDATLVADTQVIKSWFVQETFHLEPAEDGTVLVRSVFTGRYAAVDPADGRVTVTADSAEDAERWHRDLLRDGTAEARAAAEGADVAVVVLGNHPLVNGRETEDRVDIALPAGQEALLRAVAAVRPQTALVVMSSYPYAVDWADAHLPAVLWTSHGGQETGHALAAVLLGEAEPAGRLPQTWYRGDDTLPAPLDYDIIKAGWTYQYHRAVPLYPFGHGLSYTEFAHRDLRLSEASIEQDGALDATLTLANTGQRTGSEVVQLYVRALDARYHAPRLRLVDFAKVSLEPGESRELTFHLPAERFAHWDVATGAFTVDPGGYEIVIARSAEHPVLTAPLTVTGTAPGPRAVVGRRVLAVDFDDYAGAAIVDATRTDGDAVTPADPAQPATLLFRELDLSGACTIDIEIAREGGGTGGARLEVRAAGRVLAEIDVPVTGDRRAWTSTTTELDAPLHGVRDLSLTLHGDFRLAAYRFGAAG
- a CDS encoding beta-galactosidase, with the translated sequence MDIRRLTDRLGGLAFGGDYNPEQWDEQVWKQDDELMRRARVNLTTVGVFSWALLEPEEGRYDFDWLDAHLDRLHANGVAVDLATPTASPPPWFTLAHPDALPVRPDGTRLTHGSRDTYCLTAPAYRRAARRIAGALAERYGDHPALALWHVHNEYVTLCLCDHTAAAFRVWLRARHGSLDALNEAWGTAFWSQRYTSWEQILPPRDSQWHRNPGQALDFSRFWSDETLAAYREQRDAIRVRSDLPVTTNLMVPGYQNLDLWAFGREVDLVAIDHYPGAPGVDAAAHAAFDADRARSIAAGAPWLLMEQGTSTVYAGGRVLAKEPGEILRHSLAHIARGSEGALFFQWRQSRAGAEQWHSAMVPHAGPDSRIFREVTAAGEAVARLGELAGSTVRAEVAVLHDSDAWWAMRVDGLPSSELDYFAALRGAHRALWDAGVTADFAHPEHDLSRYRLVLAPALFLVTDTGAENLRRYVAAGGTLLVQFFSGMVDERLHTRLGGYPAAPLREALGIRVEEYRPLRQDEQLTLSDGSTAGSWSESLRTEGAETLAAYTHGMLAGSPALTRHDFGSGYGWYLSTRLDDTGYAALLGRLLTEAGVAAELPGLPPGVEAVARHAPDGRRWLLLLNHRDDAVQLPRPGHDLLTDGPLRELPPGGCAVLRAH
- a CDS encoding carbohydrate ABC transporter substrate-binding protein (CUT1 family) (manually curated) — translated: MDRRSFLGAAATVAGAAAMAPLLTACGGGAAKKAGANTKEGLKAALPAHVPNGNAVKPDIASVQGGPDAATDPAYLSYPASPPASVSGVPGKGGSYTAVTPLWGTNPPAGNSFFQAMNKALGVELTVKPADGNTYDTIVPTMTAAKKLPDWINLPAWWNAKFNTGALVGSQLADLTPYLSGDNIKKYPNLAALPTGAWQNGVWGDKLYGIPCFSTSFGIPGATFYRRDILEARGITADQVKSADDLMNIGKELTDAKRGVWAFDDVWTYLQFSWGVPMNWRVDNGKLVHPFETQEFLEALDWHYRLATAGYMHPDALAGDNANGSTRFYSGKVLIAGGGLGAWNLADHQSGTAADPNYRRGALNAVTAGGTGTPVIYMGASASMISYLNADLKPAQIEELLSVANYLAAPYGTAEYTLVNFGVEGVHHTRVNGVPTFTDEGKKDVQATAFPFLAASSSVISNPGGDQVTKDYATWSAANVKYLTKPPFWGMNFTMPQAIASAAAAQNVNDTIKDCYHGKKKVSEVQDAISSWRSGPGERLKQWMTDNVLDKYGTGQ